Proteins encoded within one genomic window of Bos indicus isolate NIAB-ARS_2022 breed Sahiwal x Tharparkar chromosome 23, NIAB-ARS_B.indTharparkar_mat_pri_1.0, whole genome shotgun sequence:
- the LEMD2 gene encoding LEM domain-containing protein 2, which produces MAGLSDLELRRELQALGFQPGPITDTTRDVYRNKLRRLRGEARLRGEERPREAARAQGEEARLREEAPLRARPAAASPRAEPWLSPAASGPVYATPGAYGDIGAPAASWSGSRGLARPAPLRRRASARGSSEEDEDGRPFGRTAPGASPGLRRWWAASPASARPPSALLGPDPRPGLRATRAGPAASARARPEAGRRLERCLSRLLLWASLGLLLVFLGILWVKMGKPSAPQEAEDNMKLLPVDCETKTDEFCQAKQKAALLELLHELYNFLAIQAGNFECGNPEKLKSKCIPVMEAQEYIANVTSSSSTKFEAALTWILSSNKDVGIWLKGEDPSELVTTVDKVVCLESSRPRMGVGCRLSRALLTAVTNLLIFFWCLAFLWGLLILLKYRWRKLEEEEQAMYEMVKKIIDVVQDHYVDWEQDMERYPYVGILHVRDTLIPPQSRRRMKRVWDRAVEFLASNESRIQTESHRVAGEDMLVWRWTKPSSFSDSER; this is translated from the exons ATGGCCGGCCTGTCGGACCTGGAGCTGCGGCGGGAGCTGCAGGCCCTGGGCTTCCAGCCGGGCCCCATCACCGACACCACCCGGGACGTCTACCGCAACAAGCTGCGCCGCCTGCGCGGCGAGGCCCGGCTGCGCGGCGAGGAGCGGCCGCGGGAGGCGGCCCGGGCGCAGGGCGAGGAGGCCCGGCTGCGCGAGGAGGCGCCGCTGCGCGCCCGGCCCGCCGCGGCTTCCCCGCGGGCGGAGCCCTGGCTCTCCCCGGCGGCTTCGGGCCCGGTCTATGCGACGCCCGGGGCCTACGGTGACATCGGAGCCCCCGCGGCCTCCTGGTCCGGGAGCCGCGGCCTCGCCCGCCCCGCGCCGCTCAGACGCCGCGCCTCGGCCCGGGGCAGCTCCGAGGAGGACGAGGACGGCCGGCCGTTCGGCAGGACCGCGCCGGGCGCCAGCCCCGGACTCCGGCGCTGGTGGGCTGCGTCTCCGGCCTCGGCGCGGCCGCCCTCCGCCCTCCTCGGCCCCGACCCGCGCCCGGGCCTGCGGGCGACGAGAGCCGGCCCGGCGGCCTCGGCGCGCGCCCGGCCCGAGGCGGGGCGGCGGCTGGAGCGCTGCCTGTCCCGGCTCCTGCTCTGGGCCAGCCTGGGGCTGCTGCTCGTCTTCCTGGGCATCCTCTGGGTGAAGATGGGCAAGCCCTCGGCGCCGCAGGAGGCGGAGGACAACA TGAAATTACTGCCAGTGGACTGTGAGACAAAAACAGATGAG TTCTGTCAGGCCAAGCAGAAGGCGGCCTTGCTGGAGCTGCTGCACGAGCTGTACAACTTCCTGGCCATCCAGGCGG GTAATTTTGAATGTGGAAATCCAGAGAAGCTAAAGAGCAAATGCATTCCTGTCATGGAAGCCCAGGAATATATAGCA AATGTGACCAGCAGCTCCTCCACCAAGTTTGAAGCCGCGCTGACTTGGATACTGAGCAGTAACAAGGATGTGGGCATCTG GTTGAAAGGGGAGGACCCGTCTGAGCTGGTGACCACGGTGGACAAGGTGGTCTGCCTGGAGTCCTCGCGGCCCCGCATGGGTGTTGGCTGCCGCCTGAGCCGCGCCCTGCTCACAGCTGTCACCAACCTGCTCATCTTCTTCTGGT GCTTGGCCTTCCTGTGGGGGCTCCTGATCCTCCTGAAGTACCGGTGGCGGAAGTTGGAAGAGGAGGAGCAGGCCATGTATGAAATGGTGAAGAAGATCATAG ACGTGGTCCAGGACCACTACGTGGACTGGGAGCAGGACATGGAGCGCTACCCATACGTGGGCATCCTGCATGTGCGCGACACCCTGATCCCTCCACAGAGCCG GAGGCGCATGAAGCGAGTGTGGGACCGGGCGGTGGAGTTCCTGGCCTCCAACGAATCCCGGATCCAGACGGAGTCCCACCGCGTGGCCGGGGAAGATATGCTGGTGTGGAGATGGACTAagccctcttccttctctgactcAGAGCGATAA